In Phocoena phocoena chromosome 3, mPhoPho1.1, whole genome shotgun sequence, the DNA window agggggtggtgggcGGAGAGCGCGCCGCGTGCAAAAAGGAGGGTAAGGTGGGGAGAGGGTCTTCTCCCAGCATAAATCTACAGGCAGGAGCTGGAGTTGCGCACGCACGGGAGAGGTCGAAGGCATGTGCGCTGCTGGCTGTGCGCGGGGGAGCGGGATGCCGAGAGCCAAGAGTGTCCGTCTGCCTGGCCCCTGGCGCCTTGCTCTTCGGGCTTCAGCCTGGAATGGGGCTCTGGGTGGGGACCGGGGGCCAGCTGGGCCAGAGAGGGAGGGCGGCGATTGCTCCCCGGAGGCTACCGTGGAAAACTGGAGAAGCCTGCTCGGTGTGCCCATCCTCTTGGCCTCTGGCCGGCCCGGTCCATCctgccaccctcccctccctgccccgctGAGATGCCCACTGGGACCCAAGGACAGCAGGTGCAGCAGCCGGGGCTTCTAGCTTTCCTTGGGCGGGACAGGAGATGCCGCTCAACTCCTGTTCTTCGTGCGGAGCTCGATGGGAGGGCAGGAGCCAGTCACAGAGGGGcagagggggtgggcagggaggacagGGCAGTGAGGGGTGGGCGGAGGACGAGGACGTGCACGCACGCTGAGACCAGGCGCGGGGCGGTCACAGGTTCTGGCAGCACTGCAGCTTGTTGGGTTTCTGTCCGTCGGTGGTGGGTGGCACGCTGATGTCCACCACGTTGTTTCCGGGGGACTCGTCGTGCGCTGCGCGGTCCGCGATCTGCTTCTGTGACACGATGCGGTAGATCTCTGCGGTAGGTGGGGGCGGGGAGAACGGCACAGGGTGAATGCACTGTGTGCCCCCAATCTCGGTTACCTCCCCTTCCCACAGGACTCATCTGGATGTCACCTCCTTACGGTAGCGCCCTGGATGCTGAGTTGGAACCCCTTCCAAAGGCTCCCACTGTGCCCTGTGCGCCCCCATCACGTCAGGGGGAGCCATGCCATGGGCTGGGCTCCTGGAGGCTCCCTGCCCATCCCCAATGCTGGCTGTGTACTCAGCAAGGGAAGGACCCATATCTGTTTGCAGATGTAACTCCCAGCACAGGTATCTCATTCTTTAAGATCAGAGGCCCTCCTCCCTCAGGAGAAACTCCCAGAAGCCCAGCGGCTCTGGGACCCTGAGGCCACCTGCCTCCCCAGCTGACCCTGTGGGCTGCTCTCTAGTGAAGCCATGGCAGTGCCCATCTACGGGAGCTGGGCTGAGAGGGTCTCTGTGCCCTGAGTGCCAGCAGGGGTGGGATCTGGCCTCACGCTGTGGAAGGTGCCCTGTCTGTCCTCGTGTCCAGACTGAACAGCAGTTTTAAGGAAGGAAGGTTTAGGGGCTGCGTTCTGAAGCACGTGACCCGTGTGGCTGGTGCCCTTCCCACGCCCACCCTCTGTGATCCCAGCTGGGCCCTATGACCACCTGTGAGAATGTTCTTGAAAGCTTCCTCTACGTTGGTGGAATCCAAGGCTGAGGTCTCAATGAAGGACAAGTTGTTCTTTTCTGAAAGAGAGAATATTTGCCCAGGTGAGTcagctggtggggggggggagggtggtcCCCTATACCCTCCTCTTGGCGACCGTGGCTGCCTGTCCGCTCACCTGGCCCAGGAAATGAAGGGCTGGGGCCGAAGGGGTAGGATGGAGATGCCCACCCCTGCAGCCATGGGCACGGCCAGGGAAGATGCACCTGGTGCAGGGGAGCTGCCTGCATTCCAGATACTTCTCGGATGCTTCAGTCAGAGTCTTGCTCCCAGGAGTGTGGCACCTAGAGGCCCTGGCCAGAGCAGATGGCCCGGACTGACACCTAGCAGCCCTCTGGCCATGCCCTCTGGCCCGGCGTGCGCTCACCTGCGAAGGCGCGGGCCTCGTCCGTGGGCACGGCCCGCAGGTGGCGCAGGTCGCTCTTGTTGCCCACCAGCATGATGACGATGTTGCTGTCGGCGTGGTCCCGCAGCTCCTTCAGCCAGCGCTCCACGTTCTCGTAAGTCAGGTGCTTGGCGATGTCATACACCAGCAGCGCACCCACGGCACCACGGTAGTACCTgcagggatgggggcagggccCAGGCATGAGCCGAGCCCGCGTCCCTGGGGGCCCCCCAGGCTCTGTGGGCAGTGGCTCCTTGGCCCGAGGGGTGGCCATCAGGGCCTCGAGGGAGGGGTGCGTGTCCTGAGGCCCTGGCTCCACTCCCCAGATACAGCTCAGGAATGGGGAGGCCTAAGGAGGGAGGTTTGGGATCTGGGATCAGAAGACACCCACGGGGTCAGCCATCAAAAGGGGAGGAGGAAAACAGTGACTATGCAGGGAAAGGGCAGAAGCTCTAACGCCTGCCGTGGCCCTGCCCGCCCAGAGCACCAAGGAAATGGATGGACGCACATCCACTCCAAGGGATCAAGGAGCCGAGAAGGTGACCAGGCCTCGGTGGAGGGATTCCAGAAGACAGCAAGTGACTGACAGGGAATGGCCAGGAGTTGGGAGGGTCAGGAAAGAGGCAGTCGAGGGGGTCCTGATGGTGGGGTGGCCACAGGAGGGCCAGGGGTGCCAGGGCTGCACCTGGAAAAGGAAGGCTGAGAACACGGCTGGGCAGGGCGGGCCGAGCAGGCAGGCTGGGGAGCGGGCAGAGCCTGATAACAGCCCTCACCGTGTAGCCAGCACCCAGCGACACTGCAGTGCCTCAGTGGGACGCCAGGGGTCAGAGGGGCTGTGGGACATGCCCACCTGGGGTCACAGCCTGACCAAGCCTGGGCACTGGCCTTTCAGAGggtcccacagctcctgggggtcTTGTCCCTCCACCGTGTGCCCCCTGCTCTCGGGTCTGTgcttccccccttcccccgccccccccagcaCAACTCCTACCCATCTCTTGGGGCCCCGCCACTCACGCCGAGGTGATGGCGCGGTAGCGCTCCTGGCCGGCGGTGTCCCAGATCTGTGCCTTGATGGTCTTGCCGTCCACCTGGATGCTGCGGGTGGCGAACTCCACGCCGATCGTGCTCTTGCTCTCCAGGTTGAACTCGTTGCGGGTGAAGCGCGACAGCAGGTTGCTCTTCCCCACGCCCGAGTCCCCGATGAGCACCActgtgggggcggggagggatacGAGTGAGCCTCCCTGGGTCAGAGGGGGGCAGCGTCCCCGAGCCAAGACCCCACACGCTGCCCACGTCCACCCGCAGAACCTTCACAGTGGCGCCCCAGGTGCTGCAGACACGCGACAGCCAGTGACGGGGCAGAGTTGGAGCTGTCTTGGGGCCACTGGCCCGAGGCACCACGCTTCCTGGTACAGAAGCGAATAGGGTCCTTCAGAGCAGGGTTGCCCCTGCTCTGATGGGACACAGGGATCCAGTCATCCCGGCAGAAGGCAGCTTGGGGATCCATCAACTCCCAAACCTCCACAGTGCCCTGGTGACCTGGGCAGCCAGGCATGCCTGAGAAAGCCCCagggctgggtgaccttgggcaaatcacttaacgtCTCTGGGCTGCCTTTTCCACAGGTGTGAAAAGGGAGACAGTAACAAGAGCCACCTCGGGGAGGGGGACACGGGAATGCCTGGGATCAGAACTCAGCCAGCATCTCGTACGCTAagacggggcgggggtgggggggtcagaTCGTCCTGCAGGGAGGTGGGAACAAGGGCCCTCCTGAGCAGCacagggcagagcagggcaggcaTAGGCGGGtctttccctccatccctccctttaTTGAGCTTCCTGCCCCCACCTGTAGAAGCCCTGCCTctaggggcccagccactccaagcTCTAGGCTGGAGGGTCCTGGAGGGGCCCGGGCCTGGAGGGCTGTGCTCAGACCCAGGACACAATGGGGACTCGTGTCAGTGTGTGCATAGAAGTGTGTGTGCGGCGCAGAAGAAACAGCCTTTCTTTCCGGACGTCCCAGCTGGAAACCACAGGGACCCCCAAGTGTGGGCCTTAGGCTCTGGTACCCCAGGGTGGCTCTGGCTTGTGGGGAGCCACGGGGGCTGCAGACTTGGTCACCCAAGGCCCCGATGAAAAGTTTTTCCTTGATGAGAACTTCTACGTGTATGTGTTCAGATTCCTGCTGCTTCTTACCACTTTCACTGCTCCCCGACCTCAGGCCATCATCACTCCCGTCACTCCCTGTTGCTGTGACAGCCTCCTCCCTGGTGCCCCCCCTTAAATTTACTCTCAGCTTCCGCCAACAGGCTGTTTTCCTCTTGGCCGCCAGAGGGTGCCTGTGAGCACCCTGCGTGGGTCCCATCCCTCCTCTGCCTACAGCCTTCCAGGGCTCCCACCTCCAAAGTCCTCCTGGCAGCCCTCTGGGCCGTGCATGacctgccccgtcccctccctgccctcacctcctgcctctctctcccccgctcactctgctccagacaaACAGGCCTCCCTGCAACGCTACCCTTTGCCTGGAGTGTTCTTCCCTGGGTACCCACCAGGTTCCTGCCCTCATCTCCTCTGTGCGGCCCCTCGGATGGCACTTGATTGAGGAGGCTCCCTGAAGCCATCCTCTTAAAACCCCCCTCCCAGGACTTcgctgacggtccagtggttaagactccacacttccaccgcagggggcccaggttcgatccctggtcggggaactagatcccgcgcgCTGCAACTACGAGccggcatgccgcaactaaagatcccgcacgccgcaactaaaacccggcacagccaaataaataaataaatttttaaaaaccccaaaacccaccCCCCCaacactccccattcccctcccctacCTTTCCCCCATAGCTCTCCCTACCCTCTCACACTCACCAGGTTTCCCTTATAGATTTTTTCTTGTCATTCTGCCTCGAGGGCAGCCATCTCAGACAGTCTGGCTCCCTGCTGTATCCCCAGGACCTGGTGCACTGCCCAGCGCACGGGACGCACCTGAGCAATGCCTGTCGAATGAACAAACGCCAAAGTGGCTGGCGGAGCTTCCCAGGCTCACCTCCCCCGACACTGGAAGATGGCCAGGTCACCATCCTTGGGCCACAAGTAAGGAGGGGGCGGGCCAGGCAGCCCCCAGGACCCAGCACCCTCTCTGGACAGGCTGCTTTAGAGCCAAGAACAACAAGAACAGGAAGAACGTCCCGTGCTGAGAAAGCTCTGGATGTGCCATCATCTCACATATGCATCACatgacccattttacagatgagaaactgaggtgcagacgAGGGAATGACCAGCTTAAGGCACGTGGTCACcaaaggcagagctggggtctGAGTCCGTGCATGACTGCAGGCTcactcccaccccccaaccaAGCGCagcaacttgcccagggccacccagCTGGAGAGTGGTCCAGCAGGATGTGAATGCAGGTTTTCTGGATCCAGGGCTGAGCTCAGGGGTCTGGGTTCAGCTTCCTCCTCTCCTACCATCTGGGGTATCCTGAACCCCTAGAGTAGCTAGCAAACTCCTATTTGTCCTTCAAAATCCCTGGGTGCAGGcttcttctcttctcccaaaCCACCACGTGGCCTAGCCCACAACACCTGTGATGGCAGTGTCAGCGTCCTCCCCTGACACTGGGGGTACCCAGCATAAGAATGCCAAGTTGACTTCAGAGAAAGGTGGAAAGAGGTGAATGGACATGGGCCTGGGGCTGAGGGTCAAGGGCACCCAGCCATGCCAGTGGGGCCATGACTGGACTGACTGTCCACACTCTCACCCCGTCACCTCGTGCCCATAGTAGCTGCAGGAAGCTGGCCAAAGCCAGGGAGGTCTGTACATACTTCTCATATCCTCAGGAACAGAACAGGAAATGAGGAGGAGGGTCCTTTTGGGCCCTTGCCTGTATCCTCCCCACCCTCTCACTCCCTTCCCAGCCCTGTCCAGCTGTCCAGCCTCGGGGTCCCCTTTGCCACATCGGGGTCCTGCCCCGGCCCAGCCAACCATCTCCTCAGCCCCTCAGGCCGGGCCAGCCCTAAAGGCTTTGTTACGGAGCTTTCAGGGCCACCCCAGCGACAGATGTTCACGTTATCGTGTACAGTTGGAGACGCTCAATACAGAGTGACCAAGTTCcctggcccaaggtcacccagtgaGAACACTGGAGGCCAGAGCAGAACAACGGCCACCAGCCGCTGCCCAGACAAATGGCGGGGAGGCGGGGCTGCCCCCGCGGTCCCCGGCACGCGGTGCCCAATGCAGAAGTGGCCAGCAGGGCAGCGGCCGGGCTGGTCCCGTGTGCAGGCTGGGAATGAGAATGGCATTGTCGAAGATACAAGTCATCTGTTGTCTCCGGGAAAGAAAGGGCCCTTGAGGACGCAGCCCCCAGCATTTCCACAGGAGTTGGTGGCATCACTGGCCGGGACACGGTCCCCCTGGGCACACCAGTTGGCTGGCAGAGCAGGCAAGCCCAGTGGGCAAAAACAAAGAGCTGGCACCTCCTGGAAGCCCTTGGTCCTCTGGCCCGCCCCACGACAGCGTGGCACATCTGGGGCCCCCATTCTGACACTCAGGTCACCGAGTGGCCATTGGGGGCGCTCGGCTCCCCGACTCCAGGCAGAGCAgggctccacccctcccccaggaagcaggccctgCAGATCCCAGGCCCCAGGGACTGGCAGGGGAGGAAGAGCCAGAGCTATTCCCCAGGGGAATCAGAGAGCAGAGGACAGGTGCCCCAAACCGGGGCACAGGCAGGGCCACCATTCATAATGGGGGGAGCTGGTGTGCTCGGGTCCCAAACCAGCTGGCCAAGTGTGAGGTCTGCTCAGGCTGGAGAGCCAGGAGGCTGCCTCGGGAGCACCTGGTGAGCACTGGGGCCGGCCTGTTCCCTGGGAGTGAGTGAGTGGTGGGAGCTCTGGGAAGGCCTTGGTGGACCTAGCTGCTCGCACTGTGGCCCCTGCCGCCCAGTCC includes these proteins:
- the RAB11B gene encoding ras-related protein Rab-11B → MGTRDDEYDYLFKVVLIGDSGVGKSNLLSRFTRNEFNLESKSTIGVEFATRSIQVDGKTIKAQIWDTAGQERYRAITSAYYRGAVGALLVYDIAKHLTYENVERWLKELRDHADSNIVIMLVGNKSDLRHLRAVPTDEARAFAEKNNLSFIETSALDSTNVEEAFKNILTEIYRIVSQKQIADRAAHDESPGNNVVDISVPPTTDGQKPNKLQCCQNL